The following is a genomic window from Ptiloglossa arizonensis isolate GNS036 chromosome 11, iyPtiAriz1_principal, whole genome shotgun sequence.
GATTCTACTTAATATTTAACTCTGTCTGCATACATCTCGACGTATAAGAGAACTTCTGAGattcattttattaaaattattcaataatttctgtaatttattgcatcgagtagaaaataaaatattacacacgacgcgtatgaaaataaaaataatatagtttATCAAAATACTGACGTAGAATATTGACGTAATTAATTACAAGAAGCTCACGTATTCCATATTTACACTTGAATGCTTTCAATTAATAACGACCAATTGTAAGATAAATCATTTTTCAGTGTAAGATAAATCATCATACAGTCTTCTCTTATCGTACAAATATCAACGCAAGTGGTATTGTCGAAGTAGATTAAGATTTCACGAAACGGAAAACCCGGAGTTATACGTCACGAAATATGTGATTAGCGAACaatataaataaatcgaatGCGTTCGAAAATGCGTTTTCAACAAATAACGATACAAATAACAATTGCGTATAGTGAAATTGCAAATATAGTCATATTTAAACTCAAATACGTATACACGTCTGTCTAACACCTTTCTTAttagtttaaaatttcattcggtaTCAGAGGTTCCGGAAAATGACCACTTTTAACATCGATTTGTATCATTCAAGTTGTACAATatgaaaagaaacattttatcgaCGTAGATTCGCAAGTCGAAACTGACACTTAcacaataatattaaattttctattgcaaTAATGCAAGTGACATACTTTCCTTTATTCAACATATTTTATAACGGAACAAGAATTATTATCacacatttttataatatttctacaAGTTTGATATACATTTCACAGTTACgttattttttagaaataaaaacATACGTAGCATAAACATacatataaatgtattaaatacgtaaaataatttgaattaatGTTTTTATAAAACACATCGTGTATGGAACAACTCATGGAACTAATCTTTCTTCGATCACTGTATACGATACTTTTTCACGTAAAATGGCGAGAGGATTTCGTgtatgtaaaagaaatttttaagaatTCCCGTTTCTTAAAAACGGCGCAATAGTGAAATGCACGTGCATCGTTGCAcgtgtaaaaaagaaatttgtgtTTTCTCCGCAAACATATTCGTCTAATTGCAATCAGAGAATAGATGTGTAACCATTTCCGTAAACCATCTTgtatacaaaattgaaataacGTTTAATCATTTAGGAATGTTTTATGTAAACACCGCCGCACAGAAACAAGGAAACAGTCTGTACTAACCAACTTATCGACGTTCGACAAAAATGTTatcagaaaaataattaattgtagCAATCTGGATCGATTACGAAATTGGTTTGTTGATACAACACAAATTACATCTATCTTATCTTAAACGATGGGAAAATCAAAGCCTTCGTAGTTTTGAAAGACGGTCCCTGGAACGTATAAAATATGATCAGGAACGAGATTTTGACGCAGTCTGTTGCACCGTTATCCGCGGAAACATGTTCCTGGCAACGTTAGCGTTTTTTGCTCTCTTATCCCTTTGCAATGGTAAGTAGCTCTGATACTCAATCCATCGTTTCACTAACCACTCGTATCGTTCACTTTTAAACATCGATAATGAAACTTAGGAAATGAAGTATTTAATTCCGTTTAAGTAGTTTTACTGAAGTGCGCGTAAACCGGCAAAGAAACGACAATTTTTATAAACTCTATCTATATCCTGCATTTCATCAAGTATCGATAAATTCGCGTGTTTCGAACGTATCGCCAAGAATTACAagcataaaatatatttatataaaatacaaatgaaTCGAGCATCGGTTGTTTTTCGTTATTGCCGACAGTTCTTTCGAGTCTTTGCAATAAACTGTAACGTTACCGTTGAGCCCACCTTTACGCTGACGATCTGTATTGTTAAATGCAGCTAATAAGTAAAGCAAGCAGCAGCAGCTAGCATAACGAGCAACTAATTATTGTGTACTGTGATTATTTACACAGCTGGGCTACTACCGCAGCTCGATCCAAGGATCGTAAATGGAGAAGACGCCAAGGTTGGAGAAATCCCCTATCAGGTGAGCTGTGTTAATAACAAAAGAAACTTTGTCGTCGAAAAGCAGATTCGATCGACAAAGACataataaaatcaaatttctcGGGCAGCGTGCAACCATCCGAGTCCGTTGTACGATCTGTCCCAAACTATATGCCACAAACCCTTTGCCGATGGAATGTTATCGAATTACTAAAATAACTTCCCCCGATTTCAGGTATCCCTTCAAAACAAGGGTAGCTCGTTCCACTTTTGCGGTGGATCGGTTCTCAACAAAAATTACGTTATCACCGCGGCTCACTGCGTCACTGGGTAAATATGATCGAAGAAATGAACAATCGAAAGATTGTCAAAGAAACTGTCCAACTatgaaagaatttattttttgcaGCAAAATAGGGGGAAATATCCAAATTGTCGCCGGCACGATAAATTTGGCGAAGCCGACTTCTAAGCACAAtgttaagaaaattattattcacgaACTGTACAATTCGTCGGATTCTTGGAAGAACGACATAGCCCTGCTCAaggtaattaaatataaattacaatacgtgatacgacgagaaaaatattctcaaTGAACGTGACTACAACATTTCTGCGTGCAAAGTGTAtcgaattttcaatttcatttttcttctttttatcgttACAGGTCGATAAAGAGTTCATAAAgtcgaaacaaatttctttcgtacCCCTACCATTGGCGAACCAAAGTACACCGGTCAATCAAGTGGCGACAGTCTCCGGATGGGGCAGACTTtgggtaaataaaataattcattccAAATGAGACGTGAAGCTTTCAAAGCTGCTTCGAAGTATCCATTTTCGAATATAAACATCTTCGACTTTTTCTAACAATTGTACGTGTTTCGGGTAATTACAGGAAGGCGGACCTACGACCATTCATCTGCAACGCGTGGATATTTTGATCGCGAGCCAAGAATACTGTAAATACATGTATAAAAGTCAATCTTTGAACATCTACGACTCGCAAGTTTGTGCATACGACCCAAGCGTACAAAAGGGATCGTGTCACGTAAGTTTCCCACGAATTACGCTTACTACCCTAATCTGTTTATATTCATCTATGGGAATCATTGCAATCGAAACAGGTAATTAAAGAGAAAGCATACGCGACTGAAAATTGTCTCTATAATTTCAAGAATCATTCGACGCGTATCGGTATTAAAATcttgcaaaattcaaatatttcctcGAGTAACTTTTCCCAATTGAACGTTTAATCTCGTTGACAATTTTGCTTTAGACGTGAATGATTTGCAGTTAATTCTCGGTTAACATTTTTCAAAGactatattcaaatattatacataatgaAACACGGGCAAACTTTTATCGCAAATTTTACCACGGTTGACGCGAGAATTCTAACGTATTCTGACGATACgacgaatattttaagaaatattttttatggaaAAGCAAAAGAGGTTTTCTTCGCTGGATtaggtataatttataacgaaaagatttcattaaaaatgtcccgagcagatttttcaaacatttttaaacttgtatcgtatttaaagtataattacgtactaaatataaatagaaatttgtCTCTGTTATTTCGTTtgtgttatttttaaaaatagaactTTCTCTCTTCGCAGGGTGACTCTGGTGGCCCATTGACCATAAAAGGAAAACTCATTGGTCTTGTTTCTTGGGCCATGGGTTGCGCTTACACCGACTACCCCACTGTTTACACCCGTGTGTCGTCCCACCTTGATTGGATAAAGAAAAACGCGGtgtaaatcgaacgaaagaaatacgaACCGACAATCAAAAATAATACGAGATCGATAAACAACGAAAGTGCCTAAGGAACATGTCAACGCGGGTGATATATTTTCATACCTTATATACTAAAAATGACGTttgtatattgtaaaatattacaaaaaataatgtaaactgtgttttatacatttattatataaaataataaaccatTTATTCGACCATAACTTGTTCTCATTGTACACTTCTAAACACCAACTTCTTTTTTAATGTATCGAATAGAATTCACCTTTgcgttagaaattttctaaatcaaTCGCATGTCCATTGATTTTAAATAATACGCAAAACATCGGAAAGATCGTCTTATTAaacgattattaattttcaaatatccaaATGGCATTACATTTCCATTATTCACACTAACGACCCTTTCTTGGTAATTCACATTTTCGTACgtagtttaaaaatattcttctatCGTAACATTCAGATTTCGATACGTAACAAAACTGAGGAAGAACTTTATACGAAACAATAAATCTGTCTTAATAATACGAAGAAAAACCCGATTACTTAATTACTTTATTCACTTCTAATTCTTCCAATAAGACAAACATGTAGCAGTTTATATAAAGTGCGTTATGAAATGAAAAGAGATTACACTGTACGATAAGAAATGCAATTCTAAGTAACTGTTATGAATCATTTGTTCGTAATCTTAACTCGGGAAGCTCGAGTCGAACAAAGCTACCAAATAGACACCAATCAGATGACGAGACAAGAACAGGGTCTTGTCGATTTATAGTGAGAAAAAAACCCCATAGACACTTTCACCGTGGttgaatttctcgacgagaTTCACGTTTACTCATCCCTTCCACTAACAAACCAATCACCGACCCGAAAAAGTCACCTGCAACAATCACTATCTACCCTCGCCGAAAACATTGCGACACGAacgatagaatttaaaaaattcatgcaCAACCACCTCTATACCAATCGTAGAATCAACTCAGTGCAAACAACCGTTATGACAAATAGCATTTACGTATAAACAACATAAATCAAATCGTATATTTACTCGACTCCACTGTTAATTTGCAATAAAAGTAACATATTTTCAGAATTCCTATCCTGCAAGAAATCGTTACAAAGGGTTGAACAATCTTACAAAAGGCTACTCGAAACGATGCTCAACGGTAACAAAGAtcttgtaaatataaaatatgtctAAAAAGGCTTCCTTAAAACAATATTACTAAGCACCATTGCCTGTGATACTTTTTAAATGTGTCATTTGATATCGTTATGTTATTAGAGAAAGTACGCAATTGTTTGAAAGTATGATACGAATATCTAGAAAATGTTGTTAATTTCTTAatgatttatttgaaatatcaaAAATAATACGATTCCAAATTCATTACGtacattcttttattttccaacGTCCAAGACGTGTTTTTTTCATCAACTATATTGTTCTTTTAATATATTACACAACTCTAATGTTAAGGTTGCGTGGCCAGATTTACACTATTTACAGAAATtctataaaaatgaatattacgGATGAGTAGCTACAACACAGTATATGTGTGTTTGATGTGCCATTGTTGGATGAACGGGACAATTAGTGGCATGATGAACTTGAAACATCATACGACACAGATAAAACAAGTAGATAATAAGTAATGATAaaatgaatgaataaataaataaataaataaaaaatagatattCAATTGATTAAAgtatttcatctttcagatcTATATCTGAAACTGTTGGAAATTTCTGGACTGTCGAGTGTTTTATTACATTATTAACGAAACGGGACAGTTAGTGGCATGATGAACTTGAAATATCATACGACATAGATAAAACAAGTAGATAATAAGTAatgataaaatgaataaataaataaataaataaaaaatagatattCAATTGCATAAAGTATTTCATGTTTCAGATCTATATCTGAAACTGTTGGAAATCTCTGGACTGTCGAGTGTTTAATTACATTATTAACGAAATCGTGACTGCGTATCGGAAAAACTTGCGTATCTAATGTATTAAATGTTGGAAAAATGACTGATAACTTAATCTCTGTGGCGGTTTAAAGATAACGATGTAAAGGTGTATATAAGGTCCTCGTTACTGCATGCTGTGATTCTTCGACATAGAACTAAGGAACATGGGTCTTCCATTAGTAGCACTTTTTTCAGTATTGGCGGTCACTAATGGTAAGTAAATAATAGAATTTGTCCTAACATATGAAACAATATCAATTACAtcgatttaattaataaatattccgaACTAAAATTACTAAagtcaaaataattaattaattgtaaTGTATAAATTACAGTATACAATGTACAATTAATGTATTAACGCAGAGTACaccaataataattataattaatttcaagTTTTAGTTACATTGATTCTTGTAACATTATTATTGTCATAATTGCAGCCGCTGTGGCGTTGAGCTTCAACCCCAGAATCATAAACGGTAAAGCTGTCCAGCCGGGTGAAATTCCGTATCAGGTAAATAAAAACTaatatttaatgaaaatgaCGATGTCGCACGTTTATTGGATTACTACggttttataaatttcttacgTCATACGGATGAAATATATTTCGCTGGATGAAATTAAGGGGAcagtaaataaaaagaaaggtaaaaatatcgaaaaaaaacGATCACCTGTACAAAAGTATCGTTGTTAATTTGTAGGTATCGATTCAAGCCAAAACAAACAAACATCATTTTTGCGGCGGGTCGGTGCTTAATGCAAATTATGTCCTCACCGCTGCTCACTGTATCGATGGGTAAGTTTCGTAATTTCTCGTCAAGTGGAATCCTCGATTATTGCCATAACACGAACAATATTATAAAACATATGGTACTGTTAACAGTCAAGATCCTGATGCGATAGAAGTCGTTGTCGGTACCGTGAACGTGGCCGATCGAGTATCGGTGCACCAGGTAGAGAGGATCATTATGCACAAAA
Proteins encoded in this region:
- the LOC143152891 gene encoding transmembrane protease serine 9-like; this encodes MFLATLAFFALLSLCNAGLLPQLDPRIVNGEDAKVGEIPYQVSLQNKGSSFHFCGGSVLNKNYVITAAHCVTGKIGGNIQIVAGTINLAKPTSKHNVKKIIIHELYNSSDSWKNDIALLKVDKEFIKSKQISFVPLPLANQSTPVNQVATVSGWGRLWEGGPTTIHLQRVDILIASQEYCKYMYKSQSLNIYDSQVCAYDPSVQKGSCHGDSGGPLTIKGKLIGLVSWAMGCAYTDYPTVYTRVSSHLDWIKKNAVNMSTRVIYFHTLYTKNDVYTFTVVEFLDEIHVYSSLPLTNQSPTRKSHLQQSLSTLAENIATRTIEFKKFMHNHLYTNRRINSVQTTVMTNSIYNSYPARNRYKGLNNLTKGYSKRCSTRKRVFFINYIVLLIYYTTLMLSYNTVYVCLMCHCWMNGTISGMMNLKHHTTQIKQVDNKSISETVGNFWTVECFITLLTKRDKLRNMGLPLVALFSVLAVTNAAVALSFNPRIINGKAVQPGEIPYQVSIQAKTNKHHFCGGSVLNANYVLTAAHCIDGQDPDAIEVVVGTVNVADRVSVHQVERIIMHKNYSQQDSWKNDIALIKVKPKLTTSEKVSPVSLPEANKAIPTNSAALVSGWGSTRVGGRGTTKLMKARIYIADQNKCKSTYSRIAKKIYDSQICANNPTVKSGACNGDSGGPLTVNGQLVGIVSWSISCALPNFPTVYTRVTSYLDWIEQNAV